The following coding sequences lie in one Salvelinus fontinalis isolate EN_2023a chromosome 21, ASM2944872v1, whole genome shotgun sequence genomic window:
- the LOC129818141 gene encoding beta-hexosaminidase subunit beta-like isoform X3, with protein MAWNKFNVFHWHIVDDPSFPYLSRTFPQLSQHGAYHPYTHVYTPSDVKMIIEFARLRGIRVVPEFDTPGHTQSWGKGQKDLLTPCYSGASPSGSFGPVNPMLNTTYDFMRMFFKEVSTVFPDAYVHLGGDEVDFSCWKSNPDIQKFMEQQGFGTDYSKLESFYIQRLLDIVTTINKGYMIWQEVFDNGVKLKSDTVVHVWMGNKVEEELQKVTEAGFTTILSAPWYLDYISYGQDWQKYYRAEPLSFKGTDAQKKLVIGGEACLWGEYVDATNLTPRLWPRASAVGERLWSDGDVRDLNDAYSRLAKHRCRMVQRGIPAEPLFTGYCAHEYKEV; from the exons ATGGCGTGGAACAAATTCAATGTGTTCCACTGGCACATAGTAGATGACCCCTCCTTCCCTTACCTGAGCCGGACCTTCCCCCAGCTGAGTCAACAT GGAGCATACCACCCGTACACACATGTGTACACGCCTTCTGATGTGAAGATGATCATCGAGTTTGCTCGCCTAAGGGGCATTCGGGTTGTCCccgagtttgacacccctgggcaCACTCAGTCATGGGGCAAAG GGCAGAAGGACCTGCTGACCCCCTGTTACTCTGGAGCCAGCCCCTCTGGTTCATTCGGACCGGTCAACCCCATGCTCAACACCACCTATGACTTTATGAGAATGTTCTTCAAGGAAGTCAGCACAGTGTTCCCTGATGCCTACGTCCATCTGGGAGGAGACGAGGTCGACTTCAGCTGCTG GAAGTCCAACCCTGACATCCAGAAGTTCATGGAGCAGCAAGGCTTTGGGACGGACTACAGCAAGCTGGAGTCTTTCTACATCCAGAG GCTCTTGGATATCGTCACCACTATCAACAAGGGCTACATGATCTGGCAGGAGGTCTTTGACAACGGTGTTAAG ttgaagtcggacacGGTAGTGCATGTGTGGATGGGGAACAAGGTGGAGGAGGAGCTTCAGAAGGTGACGGAGGCAGGCTTCACCACCATCCTCTCCGCCCCCTGGTACCTAGACTACATTAGCTATGGACAGGACTGGCAGAAGTACTACAGAGCCGAGCCGCTCAGCTTCAAGG GCACAGATGCCCAGAAAAAGCTGGTGATTGGAGGAGAGGCATGTCTGTGGGGAGAATATGTGGATGCTACCAACCTGACCCCTAGACTCTG GCCCCGTGCCAGTGCTGTGGGGGAGCGGTTGTGGAGTGACGGGGATGTGAGGGACCTAAATGATGCCTACAGTCGTCTAGCCAAGCACCGCTGCCGCATGGTCCA acgTGGTATCCCAGCTGAGCCTCTCTTTACAGGTTACTGTGCACATGAGTACAAAGAGGTATGA